A window of Acidimicrobiales bacterium genomic DNA:
GACTCTTCGAGACCCTGTCGGCCGCGCTGCGCGAGGAGCAGCCGGTCGCGCTGGTGACCGTGATCGACGGCCCCGACGTCGGGTCGAAGCTGCTCGTCCGGCCCGGCCACGACCCGATGGGGTCGCTCGGCGACGAGGACCTCGACCGGGTCGTCGCCCGGGACGCGCTGGGCGAGCTGGCCGCCGGCACCAGCGGGGTCCGCCACTACGGGCCGCACGGCGAGGCCCGCCAGCAGGACGTCGCCGTGTTCTTCGAGTCGTTCGCGCCGCCGCCCCACATGCTGATCTTCGGCGCCGTCGACTTCACGGCCGCGCTGGCGAAGGTGGCGAAGGTGCTCGGCTACCGGGTGACGGTGTGCGACGCCCGGCCCGTGTTCGCCACCCGCCGCCGCTTCCCGATGGCCGACGAGGTCGTCGTGGACTGGCCCCAGCGCCTGCTCGAGAAGGTCGGCCCGACGCTCGGCCCCCGCGACGCCGTCTGCGTGCTGACCCACGACCACAAGTTCGACGTGCCCGCCATCGTCGCCGCGCTCGACACCGGGGTCGGCTACCTCGGGGCCATGGGGTCGCGGCGGACCCACGCCGACCGGGTCGAGCGCCTGCGGGCCGAGGG
This region includes:
- a CDS encoding XdhC/CoxI family protein — encoded protein: MGLFETLSAALREEQPVALVTVIDGPDVGSKLLVRPGHDPMGSLGDEDLDRVVARDALGELAAGTSGVRHYGPHGEARQQDVAVFFESFAPPPHMLIFGAVDFTAALAKVAKVLGYRVTVCDARPVFATRRRFPMADEVVVDWPQRLLEKVGPTLGPRDAVCVLTHDHKFDVPAIVAALDTGVGYLGAMGSRRTHADRVERLRAEGVGDDGLARVMAPIGLDIGARTPEETAVSICAEMIALRTGRPAPSLRTTSGPIHRE